TGACGCGCGGCATCGAGGACCCCGAGCGGTACTACTACCGCCGGATGATGACGGACGCGGTCCGCGCGGTCGACGCGGTGCGCGCGCTGCCGGGCGTCGACCCGGCGCGCGTGGCGGTGACGGGCGGCAGCCAGGGCGGTGGGCTCACGCTCGCGGCCGCAGGCCTGTCCGACGGGCTCGTCGCCGCCATGCCGGACGTGCCGTTCCTGTGCCACTTCCGCCGCGCGGTCGACGTCACGGACGGCTTCCCGTACGGCGAACTCGTCCAGTACCTCGCGGTGCACCGTGGCGCGCGAGAGCGGGTGTTCCGCACACTGTCCTACGTCGACGGTGTGCACCTCGCGCGCCGCGCGACGGCGCCCGCGCTGTTCAGCGTCGCGCTGCGGGACGACATCTGCCCGCCGTCGACGGTGTTCGCGGCGTACAACCACTACGCGGGGCTCGCGTCGCAGCGTCCCCGCACCGACATCGAGGTCTACGAGTTCAACCGGCACGAAGGCGGCCAGGGCTTCCAGCTCGACCGCCAGCTGCGCTGGCTGCGCGAGGTGGTCGGCTGAGGGCGCCGACGACGGCGAGGAGAGGCGCATGAGCGGGAGCACGACGAGGCTGCGCGCCGGGGGCGTGTCGCCGCCCGACTGGGCGGAGCACACGCCGTTCAGCGACCCCGGCCCGCACGCGGGCGTGCTCGCGGGTGTCGCGCCGCAGCCCGAGGCCGTGCACGCCGCGGTGACGGGCCTGGTCGCGCACTACCGCGGCGAGGCGGCGGTGCTCGACCCCGCGCGCGCCTCGGAGGTCGACCTGCGCTGGTGCGAGCGGATCCTCGACGTCGGTCTGGCCCGGTCGCCGCAGCTCGCGGGCCGCTCGTCGGACCTGCGCGGCGGGGGCTGCTGCCGCGACCACACGCTGCTGGCCGTCGCGGTGCTGCGCCAGCACGGCGTGCCGGCGCGCTCGCGGGTCGGGTTCGCGGCGTACTTCGTGCCGAACTTCCACGTCGACCACGTGGTGGTCGAGCAGTGGGACGGCGAGCGGTGGGTGCTGTGGGACGCGGAGCTGCCGGAGAGCTTCGGGGCGGCCCCGTTCGCGGGCGAGCCGTTCGACGTCCGGGACATCCGCACGGGAGTCCACGGGCCGTTCGTCACGGCGGCGCAGGCGTGGCTGGCCCACCGCCGGGACGGGCTCGACCTGTCGCGGTTCGGCGTGGCGCCCGGGATCGACGTCGGAGGGCGGGACTTCGTGCGCGCGTACGTGCGTCTCGAGGCGGCCCACCGGCGCGGCGACGAGCTGCTCCTGTGGGACGTGTGGGGTCCGGGCGCCGAGACGGCGGGGCCCGAGGACCCGGTCGGTCCGCCCGACGAGGCGGACCGCCTGGCCGACGAGGTCGCGGACCTCCTGGTGCGCGCGGACGCGGGCGACGCGGGAGCGGAGTGGGCGCTCGCGGCCCGGTACGCCGACGACGACCGCCTGCACCCGGGCGACGCCGTGCGGATCTGGTCACCCCTGGGCCGCGTGGGCACGGCGGACCTCGCCGCCCGCACGACCACCTGGGACTAGTCGCGCGCTGCCGGCGTCGGGGTCGTCATCGCGGCGCGGTGACGAAGACGTCGAACAGGTGGGGCGAGTGCGCGTGCACCAGCACCATGAACACCACCGCGTCGAACAGCAGGTGCACGACGAGCACGTACGTCAGCGACTTGGTCCGGCTGAACGTCCAGCCCTGGACCAGCGCGAACGGGATCGTCAGCAGCGGCCCCCACGAGCGGTACCCCAGCTCCCACAGGAACGACACGAACACGGTCGCCTGCAGCAGGTTGGCGAGCCACACCGGGAAGTGCCGGCGCAGCAGCGCGAACACGGTGCAGATGAAGAACAGCTCGTCCCACGTGCCGACCGCGTTGACGCCGACGAACAGGCGCGCGATCTCGTCGGGCGCCTGGACCGTCGGCCAGTTCCGGTACGCGCCCGAGGACAGGAAGTAGAACGGCAGCAGCAGGTACCCCGCGGTGACGACGACGAGCAGGTACCCCCACTGGAACCGCGTCCAGCGCCGTCCGGTGCGCCACGGGAAGCGGATCACGTCGTCGCCGAACACGCGGTGCGACAGCACGTACGGCACGACGACGGCGAGCGACAGCGCGACGGCGAACCGCACGATCCCCGCGTCGGACAGGTCCGCGGCCAGCGGGATCGAGCTGACGATCGCCATGCCGGTCCCGACGAGCAGCAGGTCACGTCCCAGCACCCGGTCGACGACGAGCCCGAGGACCACGCCGACGACGAGCGGGACGTACGCCAGCGGCCGCACGTGCACCGCGAACAGCAGCACCGCGGACCCGCAGACCAGCGCCGCGGCGAGCGCGTGCAGCGGCGGCACGCGCGTGCGCGCGGTCGTCGGCGCGTGGTCGGCGAGCTCGGTCACGCGCCCCACCTTCGCAGACGACGGCCCGCCCGGCTGGTCGGCGGGCCGCTCGACGGTCGGACACGGCTGGACACGGCTGGACACGGCTGGACGAGGTGATGCCCGTGTCGGTCGCATGCGCGAGGATGGGCGGGCGCGTCCGCGACCGGGCGCACCACCGATCCCACAGGGAGTTCCTCCATGACTGCTGCCCTGCCCGAGGTCTCGGGTTCGTTCGGCCAGAAGCCGACCCTCGCGTTCCCCGCCGCGGCACCGTCCGGCGAGCTCGAGGTCCAGGTCCTCAGCCGGGGCGACGGCGAGCTGGTCGAGGCCGGCGACGACATCGAGGTCCACTACCTCGGCCAGTCCTGGCAGGGCGGCGTGTTCGACAACTCGTACGACCGCGGCTCGTCGATCAACTTCCCGATCGGCGTCGGTGCCGTCATCGCGGGCTGGGACGAGGGCCTCGTCGGCCAGCAGGTCGGCAGCCGCGTGCTGCTGTCGATCCCGTCGCACCTCGGCTACGGCGACCGCGGCGTCCCGCAGGCCGGCATCAAGGGCGGCGACACGCTCGTGTTCGTCGTCGACATCGTGCGGACGTCGCGCTGAGCCGCGTCGTCCTCACCTACTGCACGCAGTGCCGCTGGCTGCTGCGTGCGGCCTGGTACGCCCAGGAGCTGCTGACGACCTTCCACCGCGAGGTGGGGGAGGTCGCGCTGCGTCCGGGGACCGGTGGCGTGTTCGTCGTCGAGGCCTGGCCCGACCAGGCGCCCGACCAGGCGCCCGACCAGGCGCCCGACCAGGCGCCTGACAAGGCGTCCGGCGAGAGGGCCGACGACGAGCACGCCCCGGTGGTGCTGTGGGATCGCAGCCGCGACGGCGGGTTCCCGGAGATCACCGAGCTCAAGCGCCGGGTGCGGGACGTCGTCGCGCCCGGCAAGCCGCTCGGCCACAGCGACCACGTCGCGACGACCACGGGCGACCCGTCCGCGGCCGAGGACTAGCCGAAGCCGGACCACGAAGTTGGACTGCGGTCCGACGCCACGTGGACGCCTGGTTCACACGGTTCGCTCGGACTCGTACCTTCTGACCAGGCCGACCGGTCGCCTCGTGACCGCAGCTCTCGCTGGGTCGCACAACGGTGTGCGTGCTGGTCGTCGGAAGGCCCTCGTCGCAGCGCGGGTTCAGGGGGAGCCTCGCGCGCGCCGCGGGTGGGCGGTGTTCCGGGGGGAGACAGCACCGCCCACCCTGCGGTCAGGCGGCGACTCGAGCGGCCGCCGCGTCCTTCGCGGGCGTCAGTCGCACGTCACACCGGTCGAGTGGACCGGGCAGTACCCGTGAGGGTTCTTGACCAGGTACTGCTGGTGGGATGGCTCGGCGTAGTAGAACGGGCCGGCCTCGTCCGCGGGGCGGATCTCGGTGGTGATGTCGCCGAAGCCCGCGCGCGCGAGCCGCGGAGCGAACAGCTCGCGCGTGGCGTGCGCGGCCTGCGCCTGCTCGGGCGTCGTCGTGAAGACCGCCGAGCGGTACTGCGTGCCGACGTCGTTGCCCTGGCGGAAGCCCTGCGTCGGGTCGTGCGCCTCCCAGAAGTGCCGCAGCAGCTCGTCGTGCGGCAGGACCGTGGGGTCGTACGCGACCAGGACCGTCTCGGTGTGCCCGGTCATGCTCGTGCAGACCTCGTCGTACGTGGGGAACGGCGTGAAACCGCCCTGGTAGCCGACGGCCGTCGTGACGACGCCGGGGAGCTGCCACAGCTCCTTCTCGGCGCCCCAGAAACAGCCGAGCGCGAGGTGGATCACCGCGGTGCCCTCGGGCCAGGGGCCCTGCAGGGGGGTGCCGAGGACGACGTGGGTCTCGGGCACGGTGTAGGCGTACCGGTCGCGGCCGGCGAGCGCGCGCTCGGGCTCGACCATCGTGGTGCGGATCGCGGATCCGAAGAGCCATCCCATCGTGGGTCTCCTTCGTCGGGCGCCGGCCTCCGCGCGCCGGGTGCTGCGCGAGGGGCGCCCACGGGGCACAACCGTCGTGGTCCCCGGTGTGTTCCTGGCGCTCGCGGACCCGCGTGCGACCGTAGCCTGGGGCGGTGAACGCACCGGTCAACGCTCCTGGGCCCGCGGCGCCGCGCGCCGCCGACGCCGTCCCGATGTCCGTGCAGCGTGCCGCCGCGTGGTCCTGGCGGCTGCTGCTGATCGCCGCCGCGCTCGCGGTGGGAGTCGCCGCGATCGCGTACCTCAAGCTCGTCGTCGTGCCCGTCGCGGTGGCGCTGCTGCTCACGGTGCTGCTGCAGCCGCTGAGCACGTGGCTGCAGCGGCGTGCGCGGATGGGCCGCGCGGCCGCGGCAGGGGTGTCGGTCGCCGTCCTCGTCGTGGTGGTGCTCGGGCTGCTGGTGCTCGCCGGGCGCTCGGTGGTGCTCGGGATCGCGGAGCTGTGGGAGCAGGCGCAGGAGGGCGTCGACACGCTGCTCGACTGGCTCGCGACCGGTCCGCTGCAGCTGTCGACCGAGAACCTCGAGGGCTGGGTCGAGCAGGCGCGCCAGGCCGCGGCGGACAACAGCGAGACCCTCGTCGCGGGTGCGCTGCACGCGACCGTGACCATCGGGCACGTGCTCGCGGGCGCGGTCATCACGCTGTTCTGCACGTTCTTCTTCCTGCACGACGGCCGGCAGATCTGGTCGTGGCTCGTCGGGCTGCTGCCGCGCGGCACGCGCGAGCACGTGCACCAGGCGGGTCGGCGCGGGGTCGTGACGCTCGGCGCCTACACGCGCACGCAGATCCTGGTCGCGGCGGTCGACGCGGTCGGCATCGGGATCGGTGCGGCGATCCTGCAGCTGCCGCTCGCGTTCCCGCTCGCGATCCTCGTGTTCCTCGGCTCGTTCGTGCCCATCGTCGGTGCGGTGGTCACGGGTTCGATCGCCGTGCTCGTGGCGCTCGTCACGCAGGGCCCGGTGGTCGCGCTGATCATGCTCGCGATCGTGCTCGGCGTGCAGCAGCTCGAAGGGCACGTCCTGCAGCCGTTCCTCATGGGGCACGCCGTGTCGCTGCACCCCGTCGCGGTGCTGCTCGCGGTGGCCGCGGGCTCGTTCATGGCGGGCATCCTCGGTGCGCTGTTCGCGGTGCCGATCGTCGCGGTGCTCAACACCGTGGTGCTGTACCTGCACGGGCACGACAAGTTCCCGCAGCTCGGGCACGACGACCACGTGGCCCTCCGACCGGTCGGTCACCCCGCGATCGACCGTGCCGTGGCGCAGCTCGCGGAGACCGAGGCGCTCGGCGGCGAGCCCGCGGTGGGGGCCGACGAGGGTGCCGCGACCGACCTGGACGACGCCGGGGGCGACGCGCGATGACCTGGCTCGAGGACGTCCGGCGCGCGGCCGCGCTGCTCGAGGGGGTCGCCGAGCGCACCCCGGTCGAGTCGAGCCGCGCGCTGTCCGAGCTCGTGGGCACGCCCGTGCTGCTCAAGTGCGAGAACCTGCAGCGCGCCGGGTCGTTCAAGATCCGCGGGGCGTACGTGCGGATGGCGGGCCTGTCCGACGACGAGCGGCGGCGCGGCGTGGTCGCGGCGTCCGCCGGGAACCACGCGCAGGGTGTCGCGCTCGCCGCGCGGCTCCTGGGCATCGACGCCGTGGTGTTCATGCCGACCGAC
The sequence above is a segment of the Cellulomonas palmilytica genome. Coding sequences within it:
- a CDS encoding acetylxylan esterase, with protein sequence MALYDFPLPELERYLPDLDEPADLDAFWSRTLTEARRHDVVVDARPVDTGLRLIETTDLTFAGFDGQPVKAWVTRPAGSQGDALPAVVEYIGYGGGRGFAHEHLAWAAAGFVHLLMDSRGQGSTWGSGAHTPDEAGSGPASPGVMTRGIEDPERYYYRRMMTDAVRAVDAVRALPGVDPARVAVTGGSQGGGLTLAAAGLSDGLVAAMPDVPFLCHFRRAVDVTDGFPYGELVQYLAVHRGARERVFRTLSYVDGVHLARRATAPALFSVALRDDICPPSTVFAAYNHYAGLASQRPRTDIEVYEFNRHEGGQGFQLDRQLRWLREVVG
- a CDS encoding transglutaminase domain-containing protein; the encoded protein is MSGSTTRLRAGGVSPPDWAEHTPFSDPGPHAGVLAGVAPQPEAVHAAVTGLVAHYRGEAAVLDPARASEVDLRWCERILDVGLARSPQLAGRSSDLRGGGCCRDHTLLAVAVLRQHGVPARSRVGFAAYFVPNFHVDHVVVEQWDGERWVLWDAELPESFGAAPFAGEPFDVRDIRTGVHGPFVTAAQAWLAHRRDGLDLSRFGVAPGIDVGGRDFVRAYVRLEAAHRRGDELLLWDVWGPGAETAGPEDPVGPPDEADRLADEVADLLVRADAGDAGAEWALAARYADDDRLHPGDAVRIWSPLGRVGTADLAARTTTWD
- a CDS encoding CPBP family glutamic-type intramembrane protease, whose protein sequence is MTELADHAPTTARTRVPPLHALAAALVCGSAVLLFAVHVRPLAYVPLVVGVVLGLVVDRVLGRDLLLVGTGMAIVSSIPLAADLSDAGIVRFAVALSLAVVVPYVLSHRVFGDDVIRFPWRTGRRWTRFQWGYLLVVVTAGYLLLPFYFLSSGAYRNWPTVQAPDEIARLFVGVNAVGTWDELFFICTVFALLRRHFPVWLANLLQATVFVSFLWELGYRSWGPLLTIPFALVQGWTFSRTKSLTYVLVVHLLFDAVVFMVLVHAHSPHLFDVFVTAPR
- a CDS encoding FKBP-type peptidyl-prolyl cis-trans isomerase gives rise to the protein MTAALPEVSGSFGQKPTLAFPAAAPSGELEVQVLSRGDGELVEAGDDIEVHYLGQSWQGGVFDNSYDRGSSINFPIGVGAVIAGWDEGLVGQQVGSRVLLSIPSHLGYGDRGVPQAGIKGGDTLVFVVDIVRTSR
- a CDS encoding SelT/SelW/SelH family protein, encoding MSRVVLTYCTQCRWLLRAAWYAQELLTTFHREVGEVALRPGTGGVFVVEAWPDQAPDQAPDQAPDQAPDKASGERADDEHAPVVLWDRSRDGGFPEITELKRRVRDVVAPGKPLGHSDHVATTTGDPSAAED
- the msrA gene encoding peptide-methionine (S)-S-oxide reductase MsrA translates to MGWLFGSAIRTTMVEPERALAGRDRYAYTVPETHVVLGTPLQGPWPEGTAVIHLALGCFWGAEKELWQLPGVVTTAVGYQGGFTPFPTYDEVCTSMTGHTETVLVAYDPTVLPHDELLRHFWEAHDPTQGFRQGNDVGTQYRSAVFTTTPEQAQAAHATRELFAPRLARAGFGDITTEIRPADEAGPFYYAEPSHQQYLVKNPHGYCPVHSTGVTCD
- a CDS encoding AI-2E family transporter — translated: MSVQRAAAWSWRLLLIAAALAVGVAAIAYLKLVVVPVAVALLLTVLLQPLSTWLQRRARMGRAAAAGVSVAVLVVVVLGLLVLAGRSVVLGIAELWEQAQEGVDTLLDWLATGPLQLSTENLEGWVEQARQAAADNSETLVAGALHATVTIGHVLAGAVITLFCTFFFLHDGRQIWSWLVGLLPRGTREHVHQAGRRGVVTLGAYTRTQILVAAVDAVGIGIGAAILQLPLAFPLAILVFLGSFVPIVGAVVTGSIAVLVALVTQGPVVALIMLAIVLGVQQLEGHVLQPFLMGHAVSLHPVAVLLAVAAGSFMAGILGALFAVPIVAVLNTVVLYLHGHDKFPQLGHDDHVALRPVGHPAIDRAVAQLAETEALGGEPAVGADEGAATDLDDAGGDAR